The Cryobacterium roopkundense sequence GATCCCCATCCAGGAGAAGAAGCCGAGCATGATCGCCAGCACTGGAGCGCCGAGCCCGCCGAACCAGTGACCGACGACTGACCCGATCACGAGGGCGGGAATCACGATGAACACGTCGGTGATGCGCATGAGCGTTGCGTCGACCCAGCCGCGGTAGTACCCGGCAACCGCCCCCACAACCACCCCGAGAATCGTGGCGATGAGGCCAAGCACCACCATCACGAGCGCGGAGTTCTGGATGCCGCGCATCGTCATGGCGAAGTAGTCCTTGCCGATGCGATCCTGGCCGAACGGATGCTCACCGAGCGTCACACCGTCACCTCCGAGCCACCTCGGCACGACTGACAACGTGGGGTCTCCCCCGTTCACCTGCGGGTTGAGTTCCCGGTAGCCATATTTCCACCAGCCGGGAATGGGACCCACCCCGATGGCTGAGATGGAAAAGACCACAATCAGCACGATGAGGATCACCGACACGACGGCCACGCGATTGGCCGTGAACCGGCGCCAGATGAGTCGCCCCTGGCTCACCGGCGGGGTGCTGGGAACGGGCTGATCTGGAGCGATGACAGGTTCGAGCGAATTCGACATCAGCGGATCCTCACCCTCGGATCAAGACCGGCGTAGGCAAGGTCGGCGAGAAAGTTGAAAAGGATGGCCATCGCTGCGATCACCACGAAGTAGCCCATGACCGGGTTGACATCCCCACGGCGCAACCCGGCGTTGAAGAGGTACCCCATGCCGGGAATCGCAAACACTGTCTCGGTGATGATCGCGCCACCCAGCAGTGCCCCCACGTCGAACGCGATCAGGGTCGTGATGGGGATCAGCATGTTGCGGAACGCGTGCCGCATGATCACGGTGCGTTCAGGGATGCCCTTGGCTCGCGCGGTGCGCACGTAGTCGAGGCTGAGCACCTCCAGCATGCCCGCGCGGGAATATCTTGTGTAGCCGGCGAAGGAGATCAGCAACAGCGCAATCGTCGGCAGGGCGAGGTGGGTGTACGTGTCCAGTCCGGTCAGCCAGACGTCGCCCGAGAGCCCCGGCGTCGACGATCCCACGGTCGCGATCGGCCGACCATTGGTGGCGGCAGCCAGGGCGCCCCACGACTGCATGAAGCGGTCCAGCAAGACCACACCGCCCGAGAGCACGGCGGTGATCACGCCCACCCGCATGTTCTGGCCCCTGTCGTAGCCGCCCACCAGAAACCCGCTGATCAGCCCGACAGCGATCGTGGCCAGGGCCAGAATGAGCAGTGTCCCAGCCGACGACACGTCGAACAGCGGCTGCAGCACGAAGTAGGCGATGATCGCGAGTGCCCCGTTGATTCCGGCCGTCAGGAGGGCGCGGCGGTTGTGCAGGCCGGCCGCGAGCGAGGTCGTTCCGAGAGCGATCGCCGCAATCAACACGGTCACGGTGACGGGTCCAAGGCCAGGGTCATGAAACCAGTTCGTAGCGAGCATGACGAGCAGGATGCCCACGGTCATGCCGCCGGAGAGGCCGAAGACGATCAGCCGTCGACGTCGGTCGCCACCGAGGAGAGACTGCAGGATGACGCCGACGATGATTCCGATCACCGCGAGGGCGACGCCGCTGATCACGGGGTCGCGCAAAAAATCGTTGAAGCCGATGGCGACGAACTCCTTCAAGAGCACTGCCACGAGGAAGGCTGGAAGCGAGTAGAGGAAGAAACTGATGAAGGTCACGGTGTTGTCGAGGCCGCTGTACTGGCGAAGGGCTGTCACGATGCCGATCATCACGCCCAGTACGATGGCGAGCACGAGGGCGAGTGTGACGAGCTGGACCGTCGAGGCAAGGGCCTGCGGCAGGATGTCCACCACGAGCGCGTTCGAGATCGTGGAGCCGAGGTCACAGGAATTCGCGAAGGGAATCACGCAGCGGGCGACCCCGCCGAGCCAGAGAATCCAGCGCAGCGGCGGAGGCACGTCAAGGTCCAGCAGCTGGATGCGCGCGTTGATGAGCTGCACCTTGTTGGGCGAATTGCTGTCGCGAAGGTCCTGCAGCGGGTCGGCGGAATAGGCCACCATCATGTACATCAAGAATGAGGCCGCAACGAGAATGAGCACAGAGACGAGTAGCCGTCTCACGATGAAACTCACCATGGGTTCTGACCTCACTGCACTGTTCGGCGGAAGCGATGGGGGGTGGGCCGGGTTCCCGGGGAACCCGGCCCACCTGGTGATGTAGTGCTTCGGGTACTACTGGCTGACGGACCACTCCCAGAAGTTCCAGAAGGGACCGTTCTGGGTGCCCGTGAATTCCACGCCGTCCACGCGCTTGGACACACCGAACACACCGGGCAGCTGGAAGAGCGGCAGGCCATAGGCATCCGCGAACGTCTGCTTGTCGATGTTCATCTCCAGCTCCACGAGGGCATCGGGGTCGAGCGTCGTCTGCGTCTTGAGCGCGTCAGCGTTGGTGCCCGTGTAGTTGTTGTAGTTGCCGCCGCCCTGGCTGGAGAAGATCTGCGGCAGGGCGCTGGTTCCGGCGCCCGGACTGATCCAGCCGAACAGGGAGGCGTCATAGTCGCCGCCCGGCAACAGCTTGCTCCAGTCGGGCGACCCGGCGTCGGCGATCGTGAAGCCGGCCTTGGCCGCCGACTCCTGAATCGCCTGGAACTCGTCCACCCGATTCGGGTTGTTCGTGTTGTAGAGGATGCGAATCGTGGGCGTCGCCCCAGCGAGCAGTTCCTTGGCCCCGTCGATGTCCACATCCGCGTAGGCGCTGGAACCGTTGTTCGCCACCGAATCCGCGTACGGGTCGTTCGCCGGAACCCAGATCTGCGAGTTCAGCACCTCGGCATCGGGATTGACCGGCGTCACGATGGAGTCCAGAATCTGCTGGCGCGGGATTGTCTTCAGAAAGGCCTGGCGAACACTCAGGTCGGCAAAGACGGCCGAGCCGAAGTTCAGGTCGAGGTGATCATACGACAGCTGGTCTCCGGTGAGAACGTCGGCACCCGAATTCTCCAGGGCCGTGAGCGTGTCAGCGGACGCCTGCGGGTTGATGATATCCACCTCGCCGTTCTGAAGCGCCGTCACCTGGGCGTTCGCATCCGGAATGATGCGGAAGATGATCTTGTCGACCTTCGGTGTCATTCCGCCCACGTAGTAGCTGTTGCGCTCCATGGTGAGGGATTGTCCGGGCGTCCAGTCCGAGACCACGAAGGCTCCGCTCGACACGAGGATGTCAGGGTCGGTCGGGAACGCCGTCACGTCGTAGCCGGTGTTCACCCACGAGGCCGCGGCCTGCAGGGTGGCATCCGGGGCTGCGGGGGCAGCCGGATCCCCCGCCGGCAGGGATTCGAGAAGGGCCGTCAGATCCGCCGCCGACTCCAGGCCGGCCTTCTGGGCAACAATGTGCGCGGGCTGCGCGATCGGGTTCACCAGCTCCCAGTCCACGTATGGCGTGTCGTACTCGAGAGTGATTGTTGTGTTGTCGTCGGAGACCGTGGGGTACGCGGTAGCGTCGAGGCCCGCCGTGCTAGCCGCAATCGTGAAGTACTGCGTTCCGCCACTTACCTCACCGGAGGTCTCGTCGAAGGTAGCGCTGTCGTAGTAGCCGGATTGGATGGCCCAGCCGAGCACCATGTCATCCGCTGTGACGGGTTCGCCGTCTGACCACTTGTTATCTTTGTTGAGGGTGTATTTCACCGTGAGGGGGTCGTCGGAGGTCTTCTCATAGGTGCCGAACTTCTCGTCGTGCACGATCTTGAGCTCATTGCTGATGTAGGAGAAGCCCGAGCCGTAGGACCCGTTGAGATAGGCCACCTGCCCATTAGTGTCAAGGTTTCCCTGCGGCGTCTGCGAGTTGAACGAGGTGAAGTCGTTGACGACGGCAACTGTTACCGTGCCGCCGCTCGCGGCCGTTGAGGTGGACGTGCTTCCGGTCGTGGTGCATGCGGTCAGGGCGATCGCGGCGATGCCGACGATGGCCACCCCGCTGAGCGCCCTGCGGACAGATTTTCCTCTGACTGGCAATGTTCCTCCTTGCGAAGTGAACCCGACCTGGCGTTCATAGCGCCCGTGTCGAGCGTGGATACGCTTGACAATAGAGAGGTAGCGCCACAAAAGCTAATAAATCCTCATTTTTGTTACCGAGCGGTGATCAAATCAAAAAAGCGCGGACGAGCGGCACACTGTGTGCCGCTCGTCCGCGCCGTTTGGATGTTGCTCCTAGCGTCCGAACTCGAAATTCGCTCCGGGGATGGCCTCGAGCAGTTCCTGCGTGTAGGCCTGCTGGGGGTTGTCGAAAACATCGTCGGTACTCGACGCCTCCACGATGCGGCCCTTCTGCATGACGCAGACGTTGTCGGCCACCAGCCGCACCACCGCGAGGTCGTGGGTGATGAACAGGTACGTCAGGCCCAGTTCCGCCTGCAGCTCGGTCAGCAGGTTCAGCACCTGACCCTGCACGAGCACGTCGAGGGCTGAAACGGCCTCGTCGAGCACGAGTACGTCGGGCTTGAGAGCCAACGCGCGTGCGATCGCGATGCGCTGACGCTGGCCGCCGGACAGTTCGCTGGGATAGCGGAACTGCGTGGCAGCCGGGAGCGACACCTGGTCGAGAAGCTCCAGCACGCGAGCCTGGCGCTCCTTCTTGGTGCCGATGTTGTGCGCCAAGAGTGGTTCCGCGATGGTATTACCCACGTTGTACTGCGGGTCCAGCGAGCCGTACGGGTCCTGGAACACCGGCTGCACGCGCCGGCGGAACTTCAGAAGCTCCTTACCCTTGAGGCCGGCCACATCCTGGCCGTCGAAGGAGATACTGCCGCTCGTGATGGTCTCGAGCTGCAGGATCAGCTTGGCAACGGTGGACTTGCCCGAGCCGGACTCCCCCACGATGGCCGTGGTGGTGCCCTTCTTCACGCCGAACGACACGTCGTTGACCGCGAGCAGCTCGTTGTACTTCAGCCCCTTGGTGCGGATGCGATAGAGCTTGGAGATCGCCTCCACCGAGATCAGGTCCTTGGTCGGAGCCGACTGCTCGCGCAACGCCGCCCGGTCGATGAGCCCGGTGTCGAGGGAACCCGGGGAGTAGATCGGCTGACCAGACTCTTCGGGGTGCTTCTTCGACTGAATACGGCGCGAGGCCAGGCTGGGTGCCGCCGCCACCAGGCGCTGGGTGTACGGATGCTGGGGGTTTGCCAGGATCACCTGTGACGGCCCGGACTCGACGACCTTGCCCTTGTACATCACGACGAGCTGTTCGGCCCGCTCCGCGGCGAGGCCGAGGTCGTGCGTGATGAACAGTACCGAGGTGCCGTAGTCACGGGTGAGGGTGCCGAGGTGATCAAGGATCTGCCGCTGCACAGTCACGTCGAGAGCCGACGTCGGCTCGTCGGCGATCAGTAGCTTGGGACGTGCCGACAGGCCGATCCCGATCAGCACACGCTGGCGCATACCGCCGGAGAACTGGTGCGGATACTGCTTGAGGCGATCTTCGGCGTCGCTGAGCCCGGCCTCCTTCAGCACCTCGATGGTGCGCTTGCGCGCCTCCTTGCCCCGAAGGCCGCTGTTGGACTTCACGGCCTCCTCAACCTGGTATCCGATGTTCCACACGGGGTTCAGGTTGCTCATCGGGTCCTGCGGCACATAGCCGATCTGCCGACCGCGAACGGCCTGCATTTCTTTCGCGCTCAGCTTGGTGAGGTCTCGTCCTTCGAACAGAATCGAGCCCGCGGTCACCTGACCTGTTCCGGCCAGCAGGTTGATGATCGCCTGCGCAGTCGTGGTCTTGCCGGAGCCGGACTCTCCCACGATGGCGAGAGTCTGGCCCGCGTGCAGGGTGAGGCTGACGCCGCGCACCGCTGGCACGACGCCGCGCTGAGTGCGGAATCCTACCTCGAGGTCGCGGATCTGAAGCAGGGGGGCGTTCTCGTTGGAGACGCTCTGCATCACGGTTTCATTTGCTAGTTGAGTCATCGGCGTGCCCTCGCTTGGGGATCAAGTGCATCTCGAACGACGTCGCCGAGCATGAGGAAGGCGAGCACGGTCACCGACAGCGCTGCTGCCGGGTACATGAGCACCTGGGGGGCCGTACGGATGCTGGTCTGCGCCTGGCTGATGTCGTTGCCCCAGCTCATGACGTTCGGGTCGAGGCCAATGCCGAGGAAGGACAGCGTGGCCTCGGCGACGATGAACGTTCCGAGAGAGATCGTCGCCACCACGATCACGGGTGCGATGGCGTTGGGCACGACGTGACGCAGCAGAATCTTGAACTTGGACACACCGAGGGCAACGGACGCCGTGACGTAGTCAGAGTTCCGTGCGCTCAGCACTGCGCCACGCATGATGCGCGCCACCTGCGGCCAGGCAAAGATCGACATCACGAGCGCGATGGTGACCGGGGTGCGTTCCGGCAAGACCGACAGCAGCACGATAGCGCCGAGTACGGTCGGCACCGCGAAGAAGATGTCTCCGACCCGGGAAACGACGGCGTCAAGAAAGCCGCCGTAGTAGCCGGCCAGTGCGCCGATGATGATGCCCGTCACGGTCACGAGGATCGTGGCGAGCAGGCCGACGATGACGGAGGCCTGGGCACCGAAAATCACCCTGGCGTACACGTCACAGCCTTGGCGAGTGAAACCGAACGGGTGACCGGCCTCCGGCTCGCCGTTGCTGTTGCCAAGAAGGCAGTCAGTCGGTGACGCCGACGAAAACAGTCCCGGTAGGAAGGCGACGGCCAGAATCAGCACGATCAGCACGGAGGAAATCCAGAACGTCGGTCGACGCCGCATGGAATCCCACGCATCCGACCATGTGCTGCGGGCCTTCTGCGTTTCGTCCAGCCGGTCGACGGCCGCGATCGGGGTGTCTTCGAGGGCGGCCACGTAGTGCGGCTGCGCCTCCAAATTGTTACTTGGCATAGCGAATCCTCGGGTCCAGGGCTGCGTAAAGCAGGTCCACGAGCAGGTTGGCCAGCACGAAGATCACGACCATCACGGCGATGAACGACACCACTGTCGGTCCTTCACCGAGCTTGATCGCGTCGTAGACGGTGCCGCCCACTCCGTTGATGTTGAAGATGCCCTCGGTGACGATGGCACCTACCATGAGAGACCCGATGTCGACGCCCAGAAAGGTGACGACGGGCACGAGCGAGTTGCGCAAAACATGCACGCTCACGACGCGCGGCCGGGACAGCCCCTTTGCTGTCGCCGTACGAACGAAGTCCGCGTTCAGGTTGTCTGACACGCTCGCCCGGGTGAGACGCACGATGTACGCGAACGACACGGAAGCCAGCACGAGAGCCGGCAGGATCAGCTCATCGAGCGGCGCTGCTCCACTGACCGTCGTGCGCGCCCACCCGAGTTGGATGCCGAACACGAATTGGAGTACGAAGCCGATCACGAAGGTCGGCACGCTGATCAGCAGCAGGCTGACCACGAGAGCGCTGGCGTCGAAGAGCTTGCCCTTGCGGAGTCCGGCAACGAGGCCCACCAGAATGCCTGCGACGGCTTCGAAGAACAGGGCCAACATGGCGAGACGGAAGGTGATGGGGAAGGCCGACGCCATCACGTCGGACACCGAACGGCCCGAGAATGTGGTCCCCAGGTCGCCCTGGAAGAAGTTGCCGATGTAAATGAAGTACTGAACGATCAGAGGCTTGTCGAGGTTGTACTCGGCACGAAGCTGGGCGATGACGCCCGGCGAGACCGGTCGGTCACCGAACAGGGCGGCGATGGGATCCCCGGGAAGGGAAAAAACCATGAAGTAGATCAGGAAGGTGGCTCCGAAAAAAACCGGGATCATCTGAAGAAGACGTTTACCGGTGTACCAGAGCATCAGGTTCCCACAATGGAACGTATATGCATGAACATCACAATCACTTAGAGAGAGAAAAAGTCTAACCAACCAAATACCCGGGGGCTCACGCCCCCGGGTACTTGAACATTAGGTAATTCTTACGGCTGCTACTTAGTTCTTGGTGATCTCGTGGTACAGCGGCACGGAGTCCCAACCGAATTCGACGTTGCTGACGGTGTCAGCGTTCCACACCGCGGTGACGTTCGAGTACCACAGCGGGATGGTCGGGAGGTCCTTGAGCAGAACTTCCTGAGCGGCGACGTACTTGGCCGTGGCGTCGTCGACGCTCGACGCGGCAGCGCCTTCCTTTAGCAGGCCGTCGAACTCTTCGCTGCTGTAGCCTTCGTAGTTCGATCCGGCACCGGTCTGGTACAGCGGGGCGAGGAAGTTGTACATCGACGGGTAGTCTGCCTGCCAGCCGGCGCGGGTTGCCCCGGTCAGCGTTCCGGCGGAGCGGTCATCGAGTGCAGCTGCGAAGGTCGGGTACGGCTTACCGACTGCTTCGATGCCGAGCGTGTTCTTGACGCTGTTGACAACGGCGTCGACCCAGGCCTGGTGGCCACCATCGGAGTTGTACGCGATGTCGAAGGTACCCGTGTACGGGGAGATCGCATCGGCTTCAGCCCACTTGGCAACGGCTTCTTCGGGGTTGTAGTCGAGAACCTCTGAGCCCTCGAGGGAATCGGAGTAGCCGTCGATCACCGGGGAGGTGAAGTCGGTGGCCGGGGTACGGGTGCCCTGGAAGATGACATCGGTGATCTCGGCACGGTCGATGGCCATCGAGATGGCAGCACGACGCAGCTCGCCTTCCTCGCCACTCCAGTGTTCGAGGTAGTACGGCATGTTGAATGCCTGGAAGATCGCGGCCGGATCGTTGACGTTGCTGTCCGGGAAATCGGTCTTGTAGGTCGCGAAAGCGGAGTCCGGCACGGCGTCGAGAACGTCGAGGTCGCCGCCCTGCACGGCGGCGTAGGCGCCATCCTGCGAGGCGAAGAAGATGATGTTCAGTCCGTCGTTGGCCGGCGTGCGCACACCTGCGTAGTCCGGGTTCGTCACGAGGTCGATCTGAACGTCGTGCTGCCAGGCGCCCTCACTCGCGAGCTCATAGGGACCGTTGCCGATCGGGTTCTCGCCGAATGCGGCCATATCCTCGTACGCGACGGTCGGCAGCGGCGAGAAGGCAGTATAGCCGAGGCGAAGCGGGTAGTCTGCCTCGGCGGCGGCGAGCTCGACCGTGAAGGTCGTGTCGTCGATGACCGTCAGTCCGCTCATGGACTCGGCGAGCGGGTCGCCGACCTGAAGCACGTTGCCGTCTTCGTCGACGGCTCCGGTCGGGTCGTCCATGGTGTTCTGCACGTCGGAGTAGCCGACGATGTTGTCGAAAAAGTACGACGTGGACTGCGCGTTGTCGTACAGCGCACCGTAGTTCCACGCGTCCACGAAGGACTGCGCCGTGACGGCCTCATCGTTGGTGAACTTCCAGCCGTCGTTCAGCGTCACGGTCCAGGTCGTGGCGTCATCGGACTCGATCGACTGCGCGACCTCGTTCTCGATCTCGCCCGTTGCACTATAGGAAACCAGTCCGGCGAAGATCGATGTGATGATCTTGCCACCACCGACCTCGGTGGTGTTGGTCGGGATGAGCGGCATCTGCGGCTCGTTACCGTTGGTCGTGATGATTCCGCCACCGGCTGTGCCTGCATCGTTGGATGCACCCGAGCAGCCGGAAAGCGTCAGCGCTCCCACGGCGGCAATGGCGATCGCGACGACGCCAAGTCTCTTGATTCTCAATTTTCCTCCAGTGAAAAGGTGAACGCCGGGCGCAGTTTGTAACGGCACCGGCGTACTCGTTAGTTTCGACACTAATTGGGGCATTGACCAAACCCGCCATCGGTGTCGTAACCGTTACCTACGCGAAACAATTGGCGCAGGTAATCTGCGTGAAATCGGCCGATCTTATGCAATTTGTGCAAGAAACGACTCTTTTAGAACAATCTCTTCACGTCATGCCCGTTGTACTGCCGCATGCTGTGACCCTGACACTGGCATTATGGGTTCATGATCGAATCATCCGGCGGCCTGCGGAAAGCCCGCGTGTATTGGGAGGTCGGCATTGTTCTCGGGCTCTCGCTCGGCGCATCCGCTGTGTATTCGGTCGTGTCCATCGTTGCTCGGCTCACCGACACCACTCCACTCGCCGACCAGTCGGCGACGCTCAACGGCTCGCAGTCACCGCGGGAATGGCTCGACTTCACGTACCAGTTTCTGGGCATCGGATTCGGGCTGGTGGCCGTCGCCCTCGTGCTGTACCTGCTCTGGCTTCCCGGTACCAATCCCTTCCGGCTGATCGGCTTCGACCTCACCCAGCCGGGCAGGGACCTGCGGCGCGGTCTGGGGCTGTTACTCGTGATCGGCATCCCGGGGCTCGCGCTCTACCTCGCCGGTCGGGCCTTCGGCTTCACCGTTGCCGTCGTTCCCGCGCCCATCGACACCTTCTGGTGGACCATTCCGATTCTGGTCTTTTCGGCACTGCGCAGCGCCCTCGTGGAGGAGATCATCGTGGTGGGCTACCTGTTCACCAGGCTGCGCCAGCTCGGCTGGTCGACCTGGACGATCATTCTCTCCTCGGCCGTGCTGCGCGGCAGTTACCACCTGTACCAGGGCATCGGCCCGTTCTTCGGCAATGTCGCGATGGGTGTCGTCTTCGGCTGGTGCTACAACCGCTGGGGCCGCACGATGCCCCTGGTGATCACGCACTGGCTGCTCGACATTCTGTCGTTCGTCGGCTATCCCCTCGCGCTCGCCTGGTGGCCGGGGCTGCTCGCCCCGGCCAACTGAATTAACTCAGAGCGCACAAGTCGAGACCACGCAAGCCGGGTCTAAGAGTCGGCTTGCGTGGTCTCGATACGCGCGCCAGCGCGCATTACTCGACCAGCGGGATGGGCGCGAGGCGCCGGGCTACTCCTCGAAGGCCTCGGGTGGTGGGCAGGCGCACACGAGGTTGCGGTCCCCGTAGGCATTGTCGATGCGGCGGACCGGCGGCCAGTACTTGTGGCTAACCAGGGAGCGCAGCGGGTACACGGCGGTAGCACGGTCGTAGGCATGTTCCCACTCCCCCTCGATCACCGCTTGCGCGGTGTGCGGGGCGTTGTGCAGCGGGTTGTCGTCGGCCGGCCAGACACCGGCGGCGACGGCATCCGCTTCCGCGTGGATGGCCAGCATCGCGTCGATGAAGCGGTCGATCTCCCCAAGGTCTTCGCTTTCGGTGGGCTCGACCATGAGCGTTCCCGCCACCGGGAAGCTCATCGTGGGCGAGTGGAAGCCGTAGTCGATGAGGCGCTTGGCCACGTCGTCCACGGTCACCCCTGTTGCCGCGGTTAACGGACGCAGGTCGAGGATGCACTCGTGCGCCACAAGACCGTTGTCGCCTGAATAGAGCAGTGGGAAGGCGCCCGAGAGCCGCTTGGCCACGTAGTTGGCTGCGAGAACGGCCGCGCCGGTGGCCTGCCTGAGGCCGTCGGCGCCCATCATGCGCACGTAGGACCAGGAGATGGGCAGGATGCTCGG is a genomic window containing:
- a CDS encoding ABC transporter permease; this translates as MPSNNLEAQPHYVAALEDTPIAAVDRLDETQKARSTWSDAWDSMRRRPTFWISSVLIVLILAVAFLPGLFSSASPTDCLLGNSNGEPEAGHPFGFTRQGCDVYARVIFGAQASVIVGLLATILVTVTGIIIGALAGYYGGFLDAVVSRVGDIFFAVPTVLGAIVLLSVLPERTPVTIALVMSIFAWPQVARIMRGAVLSARNSDYVTASVALGVSKFKILLRHVVPNAIAPVIVVATISLGTFIVAEATLSFLGIGLDPNVMSWGNDISQAQTSIRTAPQVLMYPAAALSVTVLAFLMLGDVVRDALDPQARARR
- a CDS encoding ABC transporter permease, yielding MVSFIVRRLLVSVLILVAASFLMYMMVAYSADPLQDLRDSNSPNKVQLINARIQLLDLDVPPPLRWILWLGGVARCVIPFANSCDLGSTISNALVVDILPQALASTVQLVTLALVLAIVLGVMIGIVTALRQYSGLDNTVTFISFFLYSLPAFLVAVLLKEFVAIGFNDFLRDPVISGVALAVIGIIVGVILQSLLGGDRRRRLIVFGLSGGMTVGILLVMLATNWFHDPGLGPVTVTVLIAAIALGTTSLAAGLHNRRALLTAGINGALAIIAYFVLQPLFDVSSAGTLLILALATIAVGLISGFLVGGYDRGQNMRVGVITAVLSGGVVLLDRFMQSWGALAAATNGRPIATVGSSTPGLSGDVWLTGLDTYTHLALPTIALLLISFAGYTRYSRAGMLEVLSLDYVRTARAKGIPERTVIMRHAFRNMLIPITTLIAFDVGALLGGAIITETVFAIPGMGYLFNAGLRRGDVNPVMGYFVVIAAMAILFNFLADLAYAGLDPRVRIR
- a CDS encoding ABC transporter ATP-binding protein; its protein translation is MTQLANETVMQSVSNENAPLLQIRDLEVGFRTQRGVVPAVRGVSLTLHAGQTLAIVGESGSGKTTTAQAIINLLAGTGQVTAGSILFEGRDLTKLSAKEMQAVRGRQIGYVPQDPMSNLNPVWNIGYQVEEAVKSNSGLRGKEARKRTIEVLKEAGLSDAEDRLKQYPHQFSGGMRQRVLIGIGLSARPKLLIADEPTSALDVTVQRQILDHLGTLTRDYGTSVLFITHDLGLAAERAEQLVVMYKGKVVESGPSQVILANPQHPYTQRLVAAAPSLASRRIQSKKHPEESGQPIYSPGSLDTGLIDRAALREQSAPTKDLISVEAISKLYRIRTKGLKYNELLAVNDVSFGVKKGTTTAIVGESGSGKSTVAKLILQLETITSGSISFDGQDVAGLKGKELLKFRRRVQPVFQDPYGSLDPQYNVGNTIAEPLLAHNIGTKKERQARVLELLDQVSLPAATQFRYPSELSGGQRQRIAIARALALKPDVLVLDEAVSALDVLVQGQVLNLLTELQAELGLTYLFITHDLAVVRLVADNVCVMQKGRIVEASSTDDVFDNPQQAYTQELLEAIPGANFEFGR
- a CDS encoding CPBP family intramembrane glutamic endopeptidase, yielding MIESSGGLRKARVYWEVGIVLGLSLGASAVYSVVSIVARLTDTTPLADQSATLNGSQSPREWLDFTYQFLGIGFGLVAVALVLYLLWLPGTNPFRLIGFDLTQPGRDLRRGLGLLLVIGIPGLALYLAGRAFGFTVAVVPAPIDTFWWTIPILVFSALRSALVEEIIVVGYLFTRLRQLGWSTWTIILSSAVLRGSYHLYQGIGPFFGNVAMGVVFGWCYNRWGRTMPLVITHWLLDILSFVGYPLALAWWPGLLAPAN
- a CDS encoding peptide ABC transporter substrate-binding protein — its product is MRIKRLGVVAIAIAAVGALTLSGCSGASNDAGTAGGGIITTNGNEPQMPLIPTNTTEVGGGKIITSIFAGLVSYSATGEIENEVAQSIESDDATTWTVTLNDGWKFTNDEAVTAQSFVDAWNYGALYDNAQSTSYFFDNIVGYSDVQNTMDDPTGAVDEDGNVLQVGDPLAESMSGLTVIDDTTFTVELAAAEADYPLRLGYTAFSPLPTVAYEDMAAFGENPIGNGPYELASEGAWQHDVQIDLVTNPDYAGVRTPANDGLNIIFFASQDGAYAAVQGGDLDVLDAVPDSAFATYKTDFPDSNVNDPAAIFQAFNMPYYLEHWSGEEGELRRAAISMAIDRAEITDVIFQGTRTPATDFTSPVIDGYSDSLEGSEVLDYNPEEAVAKWAEADAISPYTGTFDIAYNSDGGHQAWVDAVVNSVKNTLGIEAVGKPYPTFAAALDDRSAGTLTGATRAGWQADYPSMYNFLAPLYQTGAGSNYEGYSSEEFDGLLKEGAAASSVDDATAKYVAAQEVLLKDLPTIPLWYSNVTAVWNADTVSNVEFGWDSVPLYHEITKN
- a CDS encoding ABC transporter permease codes for the protein MSNSLEPVIAPDQPVPSTPPVSQGRLIWRRFTANRVAVVSVILIVLIVVFSISAIGVGPIPGWWKYGYRELNPQVNGGDPTLSVVPRWLGGDGVTLGEHPFGQDRIGKDYFAMTMRGIQNSALVMVVLGLIATILGVVVGAVAGYYRGWVDATLMRITDVFIVIPALVIGSVVGHWFGGLGAPVLAIMLGFFSWMGIARLVRGEFLSLRERAFVEAARVAGASDRRIIFKHILPNAMGVVIVSATLIMASAILLETALSFLGYGIRSPDVSLGLLISSNQSAFQTRPWLFWWPGVFIVSLALLVNFVGDGLRDAFDPRHRRFKLRLMQESIPEPGEEKP
- a CDS encoding ABC transporter family substrate-binding protein, whose amino-acid sequence is MPVRGKSVRRALSGVAIVGIAAIALTACTTTGSTSTSTAASGGTVTVAVVNDFTSFNSQTPQGNLDTNGQVAYLNGSYGSGFSYISNELKIVHDEKFGTYEKTSDDPLTVKYTLNKDNKWSDGEPVTADDMVLGWAIQSGYYDSATFDETSGEVSGGTQYFTIAASTAGLDATAYPTVSDDNTTITLEYDTPYVDWELVNPIAQPAHIVAQKAGLESAADLTALLESLPAGDPAAPAAPDATLQAAASWVNTGYDVTAFPTDPDILVSSGAFVVSDWTPGQSLTMERNSYYVGGMTPKVDKIIFRIIPDANAQVTALQNGEVDIINPQASADTLTALENSGADVLTGDQLSYDHLDLNFGSAVFADLSVRQAFLKTIPRQQILDSIVTPVNPDAEVLNSQIWVPANDPYADSVANNGSSAYADVDIDGAKELLAGATPTIRILYNTNNPNRVDEFQAIQESAAKAGFTIADAGSPDWSKLLPGGDYDASLFGWISPGAGTSALPQIFSSQGGGNYNNYTGTNADALKTQTTLDPDALVELEMNIDKQTFADAYGLPLFQLPGVFGVSKRVDGVEFTGTQNGPFWNFWEWSVSQ
- a CDS encoding ABC transporter permease, which codes for MLWYTGKRLLQMIPVFFGATFLIYFMVFSLPGDPIAALFGDRPVSPGVIAQLRAEYNLDKPLIVQYFIYIGNFFQGDLGTTFSGRSVSDVMASAFPITFRLAMLALFFEAVAGILVGLVAGLRKGKLFDASALVVSLLLISVPTFVIGFVLQFVFGIQLGWARTTVSGAAPLDELILPALVLASVSFAYIVRLTRASVSDNLNADFVRTATAKGLSRPRVVSVHVLRNSLVPVVTFLGVDIGSLMVGAIVTEGIFNINGVGGTVYDAIKLGEGPTVVSFIAVMVVIFVLANLLVDLLYAALDPRIRYAK